One segment of Olsenella uli DSM 7084 DNA contains the following:
- a CDS encoding flavin reductase family protein, whose protein sequence is MAGKRHIDDISDYADEIVKAIPKGVLLTSKAGEKVNSMTIAWGTLGTNWGRPVFVAYVRKHRSTVTLLDENPEFTINVPAIADAGAAAGASGENRAARTREAARKALGICGSMRGDEVDKVALAGLTLVDSDVVSVPGIAELPLTLECKVVYRQEQELALYPPEIQASYYPQDVDGRATGSNKDEHIMYFGEIVNAYLIEA, encoded by the coding sequence ATGGCAGGCAAGCGCCACATCGACGACATCAGCGACTACGCCGACGAGATCGTCAAGGCCATTCCCAAGGGGGTCCTGCTCACCTCGAAGGCCGGCGAGAAGGTCAACTCCATGACCATCGCGTGGGGCACGCTGGGCACCAACTGGGGACGGCCCGTCTTTGTCGCCTACGTGCGCAAGCACCGCTCGACCGTCACGCTGCTGGACGAGAACCCCGAGTTCACCATCAACGTGCCTGCGATCGCGGATGCAGGCGCGGCCGCGGGTGCCAGCGGGGAGAACCGGGCCGCACGCACGCGCGAGGCTGCGCGCAAGGCCCTGGGCATCTGTGGAAGCATGCGTGGGGACGAGGTCGACAAGGTCGCACTGGCAGGCCTCACGCTCGTGGACTCCGATGTGGTGTCCGTTCCCGGCATCGCAGAGCTTCCGCTGACGCTGGAGTGCAAGGTCGTCTACCGCCAGGAACAGGAGCTTGCGCTCTACCCGCCCGAGATCCAGGCCAGCTACTACCCGCAGGACGTCGACGGTCGCGCGACCGGCTCGAACAAGGACGAGCACATCATGTACTTCGGCGAGATCGTAAACGCCTACCTCATCGAGGCATAG
- a CDS encoding BMC domain-containing protein, with protein sequence MVVERVTREQLFEQVFRGDLPCGANGEMRITRVRVPGREVDLAHVMGVSRRRVCEMLGLDIGVHEGEDHTGEALGLMRFTPWEAVVVAADMAVKCGSIEIGFMDRFNGSLILTGGIAEVESAEQEVLDYFGNVLGFHVCQMTRR encoded by the coding sequence ATGGTGGTGGAGAGGGTCACGAGGGAGCAGCTCTTCGAACAGGTCTTTCGCGGGGATTTGCCCTGCGGTGCGAATGGCGAGATGCGCATCACGAGGGTGCGCGTCCCGGGTCGCGAAGTGGATCTCGCGCACGTGATGGGCGTCTCGAGACGCCGGGTGTGCGAGATGCTGGGACTCGACATCGGCGTGCACGAGGGCGAGGATCACACGGGCGAGGCCCTGGGCCTCATGCGGTTCACGCCGTGGGAGGCCGTGGTCGTGGCTGCCGACATGGCGGTCAAGTGCGGTTCCATCGAGATCGGCTTCATGGACCGGTTCAATGGGTCCCTCATCCTGACCGGCGGCATCGCGGAGGTAGAGAGTGCGGAGCAGGAGGTTCTCGACTACTTCGGCAACGTGCTCGGATTCCACGTGTGCCAGATGACGCGCAGGTAG
- a CDS encoding EutP/PduV family microcompartment system protein, with product MKRLFLMGRSEAGKTSLTQALRGEKLHYHKTQYTYADGDAIDTPGEYSESKQVGVGLVCFSFESDVVAILVAANEPFCVFAPNCNAFLNRPLIGIITKINAPNANVPMARQWLQNCCCERIFLVDNSTGEGISELRDYLAEDVPTISLEEAKARQRVGRRDWA from the coding sequence ATGAAGCGACTTTTCCTGATGGGTCGCAGCGAGGCTGGCAAGACCTCCCTGACCCAGGCCCTGCGCGGCGAGAAGCTGCACTACCACAAGACGCAGTACACCTACGCTGACGGAGACGCCATCGACACGCCGGGCGAGTACTCGGAGTCCAAGCAGGTGGGCGTGGGGCTGGTGTGCTTCTCGTTTGAGTCGGACGTCGTTGCGATCCTCGTCGCCGCCAACGAGCCGTTCTGCGTCTTCGCACCAAACTGCAACGCGTTTCTCAACCGTCCGCTGATCGGGATCATTACTAAGATAAACGCGCCCAATGCGAACGTGCCCATGGCGCGCCAATGGCTGCAGAACTGCTGCTGCGAGCGTATCTTCCTGGTAGACAACAGTACGGGCGAGGGAATCTCCGAGCTTCGGGACTACCTTGCGGAGGACGTGCCCACGATATCGCTAGAAGAGGCCAAGGCGCGCCAACGCGTGGGACGTCGTGACTGGGCGTGA
- a CDS encoding NUDIX hydrolase yields MAELIDIYDEQRRPTGEVVPRKGSFLREGQFMLYVLALIEDAHGRVLITRRTPDKGWAAGWWEVTGGGAVAGESSAQAVAREVREEVGLDVAAQAQARPPVYSYRNVDLAHGDNYFVDVYHFTLDLAPADIRLRTSEATDFRIATWDEIASLDEAGIFLHYGRLREALAAERNTTP; encoded by the coding sequence ATGGCAGAGCTGATCGATATCTACGACGAGCAACGCAGGCCCACGGGAGAGGTCGTCCCCCGCAAGGGCAGCTTCCTGCGCGAGGGACAGTTCATGCTCTATGTCCTCGCCCTCATCGAGGACGCCCATGGTCGCGTCCTGATCACACGGCGGACGCCGGACAAGGGGTGGGCGGCCGGGTGGTGGGAGGTCACCGGTGGTGGAGCTGTGGCGGGCGAGTCGTCTGCCCAGGCCGTCGCACGCGAGGTACGCGAGGAGGTTGGCCTCGACGTGGCCGCGCAGGCCCAGGCACGGCCCCCTGTCTACAGCTACCGCAACGTTGACCTTGCGCATGGGGACAACTACTTCGTGGACGTCTACCACTTCACGCTCGATCTCGCACCTGCCGACATCCGCCTGCGGACGAGCGAGGCCACGGACTTCAGGATTGCCACCTGGGACGAAATCGCCTCGCTCGACGAGGCGGGCATCTTTCTCCACTACGGGCGCCTGCGCGAAGCCCTCGCTGCCGAGAGGAACACGACGCCGTAA
- a CDS encoding ferritin family protein produces MKFVCPVCGYVEEFDGDELPADYKCPTCGCAGERFTKQEGELSWAAEHVVGVGKAEGVSEDIIEDLRANFNGECSEVGMYLAMSRVAMREGYPEVGMYYRQAAFEEADHASRFAELLGEVVTDSTKKNLELRVEAENGATAGKFDLAKRAKAANLDAIHDTVHEMARDEARHGKAFAGLLKRYFG; encoded by the coding sequence ATGAAGTTTGTCTGTCCCGTTTGTGGCTACGTCGAGGAGTTCGACGGCGACGAGCTGCCCGCCGACTACAAATGTCCCACCTGCGGATGCGCAGGCGAGCGCTTCACCAAGCAGGAGGGTGAGCTGAGCTGGGCCGCCGAGCACGTCGTGGGCGTGGGCAAGGCCGAGGGCGTCTCCGAGGACATCATCGAGGACCTGCGCGCCAACTTCAACGGCGAGTGCTCTGAGGTGGGCATGTACCTGGCCATGTCTCGTGTCGCCATGCGCGAGGGCTACCCCGAGGTAGGCATGTACTATCGTCAGGCCGCCTTCGAGGAGGCCGATCACGCATCCCGCTTTGCCGAACTTCTCGGCGAGGTCGTGACCGACTCCACCAAGAAGAACCTCGAGCTGCGCGTCGAGGCCGAAAACGGTGCCACCGCTGGCAAGTTCGACCTGGCCAAGCGCGCCAAGGCCGCAAACCTCGATGCCATCCACGACACCGTCCACGAGATGGCCCGCGACGAGGCCCGTCACGGCAAGGCCTTCGCTGGCCTGCTCAAGCGCTACTTTGGCTAG
- a CDS encoding Fur family transcriptional regulator produces the protein MADRRNTRQRQLVLDAVRSRCDHPTADQVYQVVRAQDCHVSRATVYRNLHLLADAGDILSIKVPGGERFDLRADAHPHIICSSCGRVADVPFERGGAYEDTLDERASLVTSWQVSTHSLVFTGLCPHCVAEMRRQQLSQPQARQPQLSRR, from the coding sequence ATGGCAGACAGGAGAAACACGCGACAGCGTCAGCTGGTGCTGGACGCCGTGCGGTCCCGGTGCGACCATCCTACGGCTGATCAGGTCTACCAGGTGGTACGTGCGCAGGACTGTCATGTGAGCCGCGCGACCGTCTATCGCAACCTGCATCTCCTCGCAGACGCCGGTGACATCCTCTCGATCAAGGTCCCCGGAGGCGAGCGCTTCGACCTTCGGGCTGACGCTCACCCCCATATCATCTGCTCCAGCTGTGGCAGGGTGGCAGACGTCCCCTTCGAGAGGGGCGGCGCATACGAAGACACTTTGGACGAGCGTGCCTCGTTGGTCACATCGTGGCAGGTCAGCACTCACTCGCTCGTCTTCACGGGGCTCTGCCCCCACTGCGTCGCCGAGATGCGGCGTCAGCAGCTGTCCCAGCCACAGGCACGCCAGCCACAGCTGTCCCGGCGATAG
- a CDS encoding BMC domain-containing protein, with product MDSGQEQIRVVQETVSGKEITLAHVIGGPEPVIYTKLGLDPSVDYGSSALGIMNITPPESAVIASDIAIKSADVYLGFADRFTGTMIISGEIADVTTAITQVVEFFRDTLGYVSCKVTKR from the coding sequence GTGGATAGCGGACAAGAGCAGATACGCGTCGTCCAAGAGACCGTCTCGGGCAAGGAGATCACCCTTGCCCACGTGATCGGTGGCCCCGAGCCGGTCATCTACACCAAGCTCGGCCTCGATCCCTCGGTGGACTACGGATCGAGCGCGCTTGGGATCATGAACATCACGCCTCCCGAGTCCGCCGTGATCGCGTCGGACATCGCCATCAAGAGCGCTGACGTGTACCTCGGCTTTGCAGACCGCTTCACCGGGACCATGATCATCAGCGGGGAGATCGCGGACGTCACGACAGCCATCACTCAGGTGGTGGAGTTCTTCCGTGACACGCTGGGATACGTCAGCTGCAAGGTCACGAAGCGCTAG